Below is a genomic region from Pleuronectes platessa chromosome 2, fPlePla1.1, whole genome shotgun sequence.
GTTCCAGCGAAACCAGTTACATAACCACTAGACAGCAATAACAAGTAATGCATCATTTCCTACCTGCAGGACATAAGCACTCCTGCTGGCTTCACAAATATTGCATTtctcctgcagagaaacaaGTGCTGTCATTCAAACTCAGACCTGTTGTCACTCATAAGCCACTTTTCCACTGGTCCAAAAACCCTCCAACACACGCTAACGTCAGGCTGTTATCTGTAACTCAAATGGAAACAAAGAGCGTTCACTCCTGGATCGAATCACTCTGCAGACAACACAGGATTttacagactctggctccaataGACAGTGACAGAGACATTACACCTGGGTGAGTGCATaatttcatcttcttcttcttttctttactttGGCGGACTTATCACTGATGCTGCACTTTTCCTGCGTGACAttatgacacaaattgaatttCCAGGTGTTGGTGCATCAACATGAAACATGAACATGCCACAGCAATGTTTACTTCATATCATGCAAGATGCAACACTGGCAAGACAACGAGGTGAGAGAgtttccagcacgtttgtgATGTTGAACATGTCTCaccggggggggtgggggggaagcaCAGAAAGGGAAACTCCTCCGCCGGCAATTGGACGGGAGTCAACCGCCTGCATGGGTTTAACCACGTATACACGTTAATTtagttaaaaaacatttttgcatcACTTTAGCCGCAGGATAATTTGTGTTTCCTCACATGAGCAACGCGATCAAACACAAACCCTGAACATTCACCCATTCTACtctggaaaagaggagaggaggactacTAGCTGAAGTGACTACAGTGGctgaaaatcaaatatttcaacTTGATTGGATGAAGCGTATGATGTGAATTTCCCATCTTTGTGTCTATCACATCCCATCATTCAAGTGTCATCTATCCATGTCTTTGcttgctgttgttgtgaacgcaccATTAGAAAGTTCCATCTCCTTCAGAGTgaatttgttgtgatgttttGCTCTGCTGTTAACCACTATAGCTCTCATTACCTGACCCCTGAGGATATTGAGAGTCATAGCACCCTTGATACAGAATAGGAGGCAGTAATGAACATGTATCTGTAATTGAGTCAGGCTACATCTATAATGTTGTGCATGGCAGCACAAAGGGGAGCAGGTCCTTACACACCCCAGAGAAGCTGATGTTTAATGGTCTatagcagaggtcttcaacagggggtccgcgacccctagggggtccgcggaggtactgcaggggggtcgcgaaatgtttggttgattagacatttttttatattttttataatttttgatttattttctaaccaatttttttcttACAAATTTAAACGTATTTAACATGCATCGactattgtgaggctgatatgaccctctgcctaaCAACCTCCATCCATTAGACTATTTCACTTCTGTCCTGCCATTCGTGTTAATCTCAAGCAGAAGAATATTAAAATGcttaaacaaaaacagcagaCTGGTTGGTTCTATGTGCACAGTTGATGTGATCCTGCAAACTTGTAACATGGCGGCTGGACGTAAACCTGCAGTCTGTGATTTAGAAGATAATATGAAAGAAATAGTGGGCAAGTCTTTGCAAGGAACCAACAGCACCATCGAgaggagcaaacacacatttcacatgATAGCACCCCATCATAATCAATGCATTGACATGTGTAAAGTCAAGCACACAACAAATAAAGCATTGACACACCGATATACCTTTTTGTAACAAAGTCCACCACTAGGACAAAAGCAACATTCCATAATTCAATCAGCAGGAAAAATAGTTAATTAGAATGAAATTGAATATGTTGTTAACTATTTAAGTTGTTACCATCTGCGGCcagccatccattttaaattggcccgcctcaaaaaataaaaaaaattaaaattaaataaaaaaaataaaaaatgttttttatttttattttcaaactaacaatttaatagtactttaatggcacttacttatagcactttgtagtttagctctaattttgaataaattgtactttcttgattcatgttgttctgggtttgtactcttgaatgcacttattgtaagttgctttggataaaagcgtcagctaaatgaaaggtaatgtgatggactatggcccactgtattgctgctgtccctcagaacgcagccacgccccccccccccccccccccccccccccaactgtcaacagtccgctccagggcaggggggcgtagcgccgtgagtggcccggaccttcgtatttttttcaatatgtggccctcgggataaaaagtttagACACCCCTGATTTACAGGAACGGCCACTCCTGTCATTCATGTCCAGAGGCGTGTAAGCcgaggcagagaggaggctgGCCGGCAAAAGTGAGAGTACAGGTTTGAGTGGCTGAGGAGGGTCCTCCCACTGGCTCGACGCAGCCATAAAAGCAGGCAGAGGCTGCAGTTAGACATTCAGAGGGACTTGACTCACCTTTAGAAGCCTGCTCATCTTCACTCTCTTGCCCAGCTCAAGAATCGACAATGTCTATCTACAGACAGTCAGCATCTCTCCATGGCTacggaggcagcagcaggaagtccACTGCCACACCAGGCGGCAGCAGCTACACCATCTCGAAGAGAACCAGCTATGGCGTTGGTTCGGCTCCGGGTGCTAACTTTAGTAGTGGCAGTGCTTTTGGCTATGGTTCCAGCCAAGGTGGCAGTTATGGTGGTGGTATGATCCAACCACATATCACCGCTGTCTCGGTCAACTCGAGCCTGCTGGCCCCACTGAACCTGGAGATTGACCCCAACATCCAGATCGTCCGCACCCATGAGAAGGACCAGATCAAGGGCCTGAACAACCGCTTCGCCTCCTTCATCGACAAGGTTGGTTTCTGAGAGCTCTGTGTGACTATCTTATGTCTGAAGTGTAGTTAACTGTAGGCCTCAGTGTCTTAGCACTGACATCCTTCATCCgacttttctttacttttaacAGCTGTCGGAAGTATCCTCTCCAGGCCTGTGGTTGCCTCTCTGCCCACTAGTTAAACATGGGTGGGGATTATGTTGCAATAATTTGCCAATCCCTCACCTGGCAGACTGCTAGAGATCATATATATGTCTACACTCTGCCCACAGAGTCCAAAGTCTGCTGTTTGCACTCCTCACCTTTTTACCTGGTTGTTATGGGCAACTTAAACACGAAGCTGAAAATCTGCTCTTACTCAATTTAATACCAAAAAAGTCACACGGTCTGCACCTCTTTACCTTTTCCTGTGGAGGGGGACTCTTTAAAGTCTTGGACAATAACTCTGAAAACAAAGCGTTTGCTTGCCAACACTGTTCTGCTTTGTTTTCTGCGGTTTATCTGCCAcaccttgttttgtgttttatggcTGCAGCGACTGTGTGGCTTTATAGCACAGCAGAGCATTTAGGATGAGTCATGGCTAAACAACCCATGTAGcatttgaaacatttaaagCCACATACTGTACACATGTTGCCAAAACATGTGGgcagaacacacactgtcatttgatgtaagaaagaaaatgtataacTATGCAGTCTATGAATGGCTTTTCCTATTACAGCTGCTTGGACAGTGTATGCACAAAGAGTTAGAGCCGGAGTTACAATTGTTGTGACTCTGGGTGTGGCTGTCCAGATATGCAGCTATCAAGGCAGGCATGCTGATAAGGTTGAGGCATTTAAAGACCAGATACCACAAAGGACACACCCTTAAAATTCTTTTCAGGCTGTTCCTCTTCTTTAATAATGATGAGAATCTTTTAATCACCATTGAGTCAAACACAACTCAGTTATATATCACCAGTCAAACAACAATCTCCATTTATTCAGTTTTAGCAatgcaataaaaacacttttagagCAACATGTGACGATCCTCTCTGGGTTTTTATCCGCACAGGTCAGATTCTTGGAGCAGCAGAACAAGATGCTGGAGACCAAATGGAGCCTCCTGCAGGACCAGACCACCACCCGCTCCAACATCGACAGCATGTTCGAGGCCTACATCGCCAACCTGCGCAGACAGCTCGATGGGCTGGGCAACGAGAAAGTCAAGCTGGATGGAGAGCTCAAGAACATGCAAGGCCTGGTTGAGGACTTCAAGAGAAAGTGAGTTTGAACATTGTCCTGAGATATAATAAGCGGATGTGCAAAACAAAGAGATGTACTCACATGTCGCCTTGTGTTCCAACAGGTATGAGGATGAAATCAACAACCGTGCAGGTGCAGAGAACGAGTTTGTGCTCCTGAAGAAGGTGCGAAAACATCAAGATTCTCCTTtagaataaaatttaaaaaaaaacaggatattTATGGCCTCCAGTTATAACAGAGCCTGTTTGTACATAATTTCCCTTCCAGGATGTCGATGCTGCCTATATGAACAAGGTGGAGCTCGAGGCCAGGGCTGATGCTCTTCAGGATGAGATCAACTTCCTCAGAGCTGTCTATGAGGCtgtatgtattatatattatgtctaattcactttatttatatcaTTATTACACCAAAAACCCTTGATTTACAGCTTCTGATCATGCAGATGCTGTATGAAGCAGATAAAATAAGTGAATAACTGTCTTTTTAACAACAACCTTTGCTTCTGCAGGAGCTTCGTGAGCTGCAGGGCCAGATCAAGGACACCTCTGTCGTTGTGGAGATGGACAACAGCCGTAACCTGGACATGGACTCCATTGTGGCTGAAGTGCGCGCTCAGTATGAGGATATTGCCAACCGCAGCAGAGCTGAAGCAGAGGGCTGGTACAAACAGAAGGTGAGTGAAAAGCAAAGATCATGTTAATCCCCATGTAgtcccctcctctgtcttctgaaTAAGCATGACACACGTTTCTTATTTTTAATAGTACGAGGAGATGCAGTCGTCAGCCGGACAGTATGGAGATGACCTGCGCTCAACCAAGACTGAGATCGCTGAGCTGAACCGCATGATCGCCCGTCTTCAGAATGAGATCGAGGCTGTCAAGGGACAGGTACATTTCAGGAGCCTTTGTGGGAACACGCCTTATCAGTAACACACTTCATTGTGTAAGATGTGCAGTTATTAAACCGCATGTTTTCCCACAGAGGGTAAACCTTGAATCTCAGATCGCAGAGGCCGAAGAACGTGGTGAGCTGGCAGTGAAGGACGCCAAGCTCCGCATCAGGGACCTGGAGGATGCTCTGCAGAGAGCCAAGCAGGACATGGCCCGCCAGGTGCGTGAATACCAGGAGCTGATGAACGTCAAGCTGGCCCTGGACATCGAAATCGCCACCTACAGGAAACTgctggaaggagaggaggacaggtgGGATACACTTGAATCTTTAACACTCAATGTTTTGTGGCTGTAGCATCACTTTCAACTCTGAATGAAACACTAACTGAACTTCCTCACACCATTAGAATCAGCAGTGGAGGCGCCACCGCAACCGTTCGCATGCAGCAAAGCTCTGCAGGTAAGTGACAGATTTCAaacatcatcatcgtcattagTGACACCCAATCAAACACTGTctaacacttcctgtccttttttgtttttcctgctccAGGACTCCAAAACTCAGGCATGGTCCGGTGGTTAATGGTGGTGGATACGGCCAGTAGTGGATATAGTGGTGGATATGGGGGTGGATATGGTGGAGGGACAAGGCACCATCACCAAGACATCAACATCatcaaccagcagcagcaggagagtgtATTAAAAAAGGAGAGTCGTCCCTCTTCCCCTTCAGAAACTTTTGACATTCATCAAGCTGTAGTCCTTCAGGGTGCTAAGTAATACTGTCAATAATGTTTGACCAGTGGGTTGAATATCCCAAAATTTGAATTTCTtgaattacaaataaaaatcatattacaCTGCCATCATGTGTTTTAAGGATCGCTGGTTGTTCTTCTTACTAAGTACTTCAGCATGATTTAACAAGAGTTTCTGAAGGTACACGTTAAAACACACAAGGCCTAGATCATTTATCAAGatgaaacttgtttttttacacgGGTGTTGAAACTAAGCAAGGAAACAGAGAACAGTGAAAGTCAGTGCTCTGTACTATTCTGATATCAATAATAAGAGCAAGTAATTGAGTAATTCCAATCACGACAGAATAGGTGAATTATACATTTGTGTGAGGTGACACGTTTGCATTTATACTTTGAAGTGTTTGGTCACTGGCTTATCCCTTTTACTGCTCTGTCAAATGTTTCCCTGCTTGGTTTCTGCCTTTTCCTTGCTTCAAGCCAAAACTATGTTGAAACCGGATTTGTTTTGTAAAAGCCTCACGTCAGCAACATGAATCTGAATAAAATACATCTGAGAACCCAAGAAATTGACTTTTTCTCATTATTGTTGTGATAAATGAAGAAACAGCGGGATGTTCACTTGAAGCTTTAACAGGAGGATGAGATTTTCTCACTGAGCTTTCACTTGGTGGCAGTGGTTGTGCCACTTTTACACCCCCTGCTTGGTTTTGCATTCCCCTGCGCTCCACAGAAACATCACACTTGTACTGGGGCGGGGTTCTCCTTCTGCTCAAAACATAGCTCTTTGTCGCCTGCATCCCACAAGATGTCGGAAACATTGCTTTAGAGATCTTGGCAAATGATTAGATGATCTCGTCACATAATCGCTGCAGAGTTTCCCGGTTCTACCTCTTCCCAAACATGCTTTAGATGTAGTGACTCGTGTTCAGAGGATGTTTGCTTTCGGAGATGTTCACATGTAGAGATGTTCTTTGTAAATGTTCCTAGTTGAGTGTAGTGATCATCGAGAATTAGATATCTAGGGCGTTGTATTGAAGCCGGTTTCAGATGTGGGCTCTGGTGAATGTCTGCCCGATTGAtctgcagtttgcctttcacccaTGAACAATGGAGCAGGAGATTCTCAGATAAgttaacaacaacacagaaatctccagaCTCTTCAGGTGAGGAgtggcgcagcaggatgtaacaTATTAATTACACTTAATTACATCAACAGGGGACATCATCACAAGGAGGAAGAGGGCTGAAGAGATACACCTTCATTATAACTGCTAATAAACCCTGTGTCCAGCATTCATGCCaaatgtatgtgcatgtgttacTGTAAGCAGCCACCATACAGAGCCAGCAGTACACACTCCTCCACCCTCTTCCACTCCTGAATGGAATCACGGACAGAGATTCCTTCAGACTAATAGGGCCCTTATTCTCTTAATCAGATGGGAGGGAGTGTCTACAAACACCCAGAAGGTATTACTGGGTGTTACAAACCTGTTAAATACATGCCTTTGTGCTAAGACATCGATTGTGTCTGTAGTATTTTTAAAAGTGCACTCTAGGCACCTGTTGGCAGATTGTTCATCTCTGCCCGAGGCTCAGAATGCTGGCAGCAGTCATAcagtaaatatttgaatttgGTCCCAGATGAATTAAAAGTTTGGTTGAGTCATTATAATGATGCCAAGCACATGCCATTCATGTTCCAGCGAAACCAGTTACGTCACCACTAGACAGCAATTACAAGTAATGCATCATTTCCTACCTGCAGGACATAAGCACTCCTGCTGTTCTCACAAATATTGCATTtctcctgcagagaaacaaGTGCTGTCATTCAAACTCAGACCTGTTGTCACTCATAAGCCACTTttccagactctggctccaataGACAGTGACAGAGACATTACACCTGGGTGAGTGCATaatttcatcttcttcttcttttctttattttggcgGACTTATCACTGATGCTGCACTTTTCCTGCGTgaccagtgttgccatagttactttgaaaaagtaacttagttactttacaagttacttgactttaaaagtaactaaattagattacaagttacttgattttaaaagtaactaagttagattacaagttactttattagttacattcagcagctgccgacaacacccccgccgcctcaacataaaaatgacaaccggttttgccaacactaactttattagacaccgccggaggtccccccccccccccgcgcgaacggagggttcccccaacgggcgctgtagctgaggtgatctgacgg
It encodes:
- the LOC128424789 gene encoding keratin, type II cytoskeletal 8 — translated: MSIYRQSASLHGYGGSSRKSTATPGGSSYTISKRTSYGVGSAPGANFSSGSAFGYGSSQGGSYGGGMIQPHITAVSVNSSLLAPLNLEIDPNIQIVRTHEKDQIKGLNNRFASFIDKVRFLEQQNKMLETKWSLLQDQTTTRSNIDSMFEAYIANLRRQLDGLGNEKVKLDGELKNMQGLVEDFKRKYEDEINNRAGAENEFVLLKKDVDAAYMNKVELEARADALQDEINFLRAVYEAELRELQGQIKDTSVVVEMDNSRNLDMDSIVAEVRAQYEDIANRSRAEAEGWYKQKYEEMQSSAGQYGDDLRSTKTEIAELNRMIARLQNEIEAVKGQRVNLESQIAEAEERGELAVKDAKLRIRDLEDALQRAKQDMARQVREYQELMNVKLALDIEIATYRKLLEGEEDRISSGGATATVRMQQSSAGLQNSGMVRWLMVVDTASSGYSGGYGGGYGGGTRHHHQDINIINQQQQESVLKKESRPSSPSETFDIHQAVVLQGAK